Below is a window of Methyloprofundus sedimenti DNA.
GACTTTTAACGATGTTTCAAAGTTAATCGGGTTCGCCAAATTAAATAAATTGGGAGAGCTCGCCTTAACCCTTTCATGAATTTTTTCAAATTGTTCGGCTGTTGCATCTCCCGTTATAAAAACAGTAAATTTTACTGTGTCGTAGCCGTTCTTGATAGTTGGGTCTATTCCCAGAAAACCCCGTAAATCAATATCTCCAGTTGTTTCTATGCGCAGAGTATCTATTTTAATGCCTTCAACAGCACAAAGTGTTGCGTACCCGACTATTATGCAGGCATTCAAAGCGGTTAACAGATAATCTTGAGGGTTTGCAAATTGGTTGGTGCCTAAAAATTCAGATGGCTCGTCTACTTTAAGGTTAAAATTTCTTTCTACCTTTTCACCTCCTACTGAAAAAGCATTAACCTGTGTATCAGAGCGTGTGCCGCCTTGCCAGGTGGTTGTTACGCCCCATGAGGTCATACCTTGCTGCGGGTCGTTGGTAACTTGGCCTGTTATATTTTTTAATGCATCAACATCAATACCATTCAGCATAGATAAATCCTCATGAAAATAATCGTGTTTATAAATTAAGTTTGGTGAAAAATAAGATCAACAGGCTAAAGAGTTGCTCTACTGAACAGTAATCTGTGAAGTGAGAGGCTCTTTAGTCTGCATAACTGAGTGAACAATAGTCTCTCCCATTAAGTGGGTCACTACAATTTAATGACCTGTTAAATAGGTTATGATTAAGA
It encodes the following:
- a CDS encoding OsmC family protein is translated as MLNGIDVDALKNITGQVTNDPQQGMTSWGVTTTWQGGTRSDTQVNAFSVGGEKVERNFNLKVDEPSEFLGTNQFANPQDYLLTALNACIIVGYATLCAVEGIKIDTLRIETTGDIDLRGFLGIDPTIKNGYDTVKFTVFITGDATAEQFEKIHERVKASSPNLFNLANPINFETSLKVTDHPLPY